The following nucleotide sequence is from Achromobacter spanius.
GCGTCACGATCACGGGCTGCTTGAAGGGCAGCGGCTGCAACACATTGAGCAGGTAGCTGACCGACATGGGTGCATCCGCCGTGGGGCCGGCCAGATAGTTCCACGCCGACCATACCGAACGGCGGCGCGGCAGCAGCGCGGTGTCGGTATGCAGCACGGCCTCGTTCGGCTGGTAGCGCACGCGCGACAGCACTTCACGCTCGGCGTCGGTGGCGTCCAGCATCGCCAGCGAGGTCGGCGCATGGGTGGCCAACACCACGGCGTCGAAACGATCGACGTGGCCCGCGGTGCGAACTTCCACCCCGTCTGCCAGCCGCTTGACGGTATGCACAGGGCTGGCCACGCGCACCTGCGCAATGCGCGGCAACATCGCGTCCACATACCGGCGCGCACCGCCCTTGACCGTTTTCCATTGCGGCCGCCCGGCCACTTGCAGCAGGCGGTGGTTCAGGCAAAACGAGAGAAAGGTACGGGCCGGCTGCGCCAGCACCATGCTGGGCGGCGTGGACCAGATGGCGCCTGCCATGGGCAGCAGATACCAATCACGCATGGCCTGCCCATAGCCTTCAGCATCCAGCAGATCGCCCAGCAGCGCGTGCGGGCCGCTGCGCGCGAGATAGGCGGCGGCATGGCGGTTGAAGCGCAGGATGTCGCGCAGCATGCCCAGGAAGGCGGGGCGCAACAAATTGCGCCGCTGCGCAAACACCGTGCCCAGGTTGGTGCCCGCCCATTCCAGGTCGGGCTGAGTCAACGACACGCTGAACGTCATGTCGCTGGCGTGTACGGGTATTTCCAGGTGCTTGAACAGTTGCACCAGGTGCGGATACGTCAGGTCGTTATGCACCAGGAAGCCGGTGTCGACAGGATGCGTGACCCCGCCGACCGTGGCGTCGACGGTATTGGTGTGGCCGCCGACGCGGTTCTCCGCTTCGTACAGGGTCACCGAAAACTTGTCGGACAGCAGCCATGCCGCGCCCAGGCCCGCCACGCCGCCGCCGACGACGGCGATGCGGCTGCCCGGGGCCATGGGGGGCAAGGCGGGACGCGCCTGCGCGGGCGCAAAAGCAGGCGTTGAATCAGAGGCCTTCGACGTACGGGTCACCATGGCGTCGCCTTGTTGTGTTTGCTGACTATTGTGGGCCGACTGTAAATCACCCATGGCTGATTACACCATCACGGCCGCGGGAAGGCCGCGCGCGCGGCGTTGATCCTGGCATGGCAGACGCACGCGCTCATGTGGTCGTTGACCATGCCCACCGCCTGCATGAAGGCGTACATCGTCGTCGGCCCCACGAAGGTCCAGCCGCGCGCCTTCAAAGCGCGCGACAGGTGGGTGGAGGCCGCCGATGCCGGGTTGCCGTTCCAGTACGCCAGGTCCACCGTTGCGGGCCGCTCGGCCGCCGTGGGCTCGTGCCGCCACAGCCAGGACGCCAAGGACCCCGTCTCGTCCGCCAACGCCACGGCACACCGCGCATTATTGATGGTGGAGACGATCTTGGCGCGGTTGCGCACAATGCCCGCATTACCCATCAGGCGCTCCACATCGCGTTCCGTGTAGCGCGCCACGCGCTCAAAATCGAAATCATCGAAGGCCTCGCGAAACGCCTCGCGCTTGCGCAGGATGGTGATCCACGCCATGCCCGCCTGAAAACCTTCCAGGCAGATCTTTTCGTACAGGCGGCGGTCACTGCCCACGGGCTGGCCCCACTCGTGGTCGTGATAGTCCGGCATGGACGGCTGCCAGAAGCAGCGCGGCTCGCCTTGGGCGTCCAGGATCAGGCCCGCCGCTTGCAACTTGCCTTCAAGCGGCATCATTCTTCGCGGGGAACCGGGCAGCCCGTGTCGCCTTCCTTGCACGTCAGGTAGCCGCGCAGGTCTTTGGTACGCGCCTGCGTCAGCGTATCCAGGCATTGGCTCAGCACCATGGGATAGATGCTGCCGCCCGAGGCCCCGCTGGCCGAAAACGCACATTCCGCATCGCGGAAAAACAACCAGGCTTTTTGCGCGCTTTGCAATTGCGTGGTCTTGGTGCTGTCGCCCTTGAACCGCTTGATGAGCGTCCGGTAGGCGTCGTTCAGGTCCGCGTCCGATTTTTTGTAGTCCTGGTTGGCGCACAGGGTCATGTCGGTTTGCGTAATGGCGTTGTCGCACTTGATCGGATACAAACTCGGCTTCGGCTGCGGCTGCGCCTGCACACTGGCCGCGAGCAGCACCGCGGCGGCGGCGGCGGTGATGGTCGTGGCGATCGCGATACGCATGGGCGTTTCTCCTGATTGTCTGCATTGGGTTCGATGGGAAAGTGTCGCATGAATGGGACCCCGCGCGCAGGCGGCCTTCTGCGTGAAAGGCCTGGATTGGGGAGCGCTGAACCTGAGTGGCCCAAGCGCGGGTAGCCTAAGATAGCGACCATGAAGATTCAATTGCTCTCTGACCTGCACCTGGAAACCGACCCGACTTTTCTGGCGCGGCCCCTCCCCGGCGCCGACCTGCTGGTGCTGGCCGGCGACATCGGGTCGTACCGCCAGGGTTCCCGGTTGACCAGCGCCGACTTCGGCCTGGGCAGCTACGCACCGCGCAACGGCTGGCCCACGCCCGTGGTCTTCGTGCCGGGCAACCACGAATACGACAACCTGGATTTCGACGAGGCCCACGACCGCCTGCGCGAGGTCTGTCACGCGTTGGGCATCCAATGGCTGGAACGCGACACCTGTGTGATAGACGGCGTGCGCCTGGTCGGCACCACGCTGTGGACGGATTTCGACGCGCTGGCCGCCGACAGCGACCCCATCGGCGTGGCGCTGGCCAAGCGCGCCAAGGCCTTTCGCGCGGCCGACTTCTATCTGGAAAAAGCGCAGATGCGCCGCCACGGCGCGCCCTTCATGGCCGAACAAATGCGCGAACAGGGCCTGGCCTGCCAGCAATGGCTGCGCGACGCCCTGCGCGTGCCGTTCGACGGCCCGACACTTGCCATCACCCACTTCGCGCCCACGCTGGCCAGCGCCGACCCGCGCTACGGCGTCACCCCCGGCACCGCGGGGTTCTGCAATGCGCTGGACGACTTGCTGCCGCTGGCCGACTGCTGGATGCACGGCCACCTGCATTGCGCGCATGACTACGTCAAGGACGGCTGCCGCGTCGTCGCCAATCCGCTGGGTTATGCCAAGAAAGGCGAACAGGCCGACTACGCGCCTGATCGCCTGTGGGAAGTAACCGTCAGAACTTGAGGCTGGCGCTCAAGCCGTAGGTGCGAAGTCCCCTGTCCTTATCGCTCATATCCCAGCCGCGCATGAAAAAGCCCGCATTGCGGCAACGCGCAACGCGGGCTGGATATAGCAGCAGCGCGATCAGGGCGCCGGATTCGGGTAGCGCGTGTGGATCGCGTCGATGGCCTTCAACACGTCCGGCGACAACGTCACGTCCACGCTGTCGATGTTTTCCTTCAACTGTTCCAGCGTCGTCGCACCGATCAAATTGCTGGTGACGAAGGGGCGCTGGTTCACCCAGGCCAGCGCCAGGTGCGTGGGCGACACGCCGTGCTCGCGCGCCAGCGCCACGTACTCGGCGGTGGCGGCTTCGGCCTGCGGATTGCTATAGCGCGTAAACCGCGTGTAGCGCGTCAGGCGGGCGCCTTCGGGGCGTGCGCCGTTCAGGTACTTGCCGCAAAGCATGCCCATCGCCAGCGGCGAATACGCCAGCAAGCCCACGTTTTCGTGGTGGGTGAATTCAGACAGCCCGATTTCAAACACGCGGTTCAACAGGCTGTAGGCGTTCTGGATCGACACGACGCGCGGCAGGTCCTGGGTATCCGCATGACGCAGGAACTGCGACAGGCCCCACGGCGTTTCGTTGGACACGCCCACGTGGCGGACCTTGCCCGCGCGCACGAAATCCTGCAACACCGACAGGGTTTCTTCGATCGGCACGGTGTGCTCGTCTTCCACCCACGGGTAGTTCAGTTGGCCAAAGGTGGCGGTGGTGCGGTCAGGCCAGTGCAGTTGGTACAGGTCCAGATAGTCCGTCTGCAAACGCTTCAGGCTGGCGTCCAGCGCTTCGGTCAGGTTCTTGCGGTCCAGGAAGGTCTTGCCGTCGCGGATGTGGCCGGGCCGCTTGGGGTCGCGCACCGGGCCGGCCACCTTGCTGGCCAGCACGATGTCCTGGCGGCGCTTGCTGCGCGCCAGCCAGGTGCCGATATAGGTTTCGGTCAGCCCTTGCGTTTCGGGCTTGGGCGGCACGGGGTACATCTCGGCCACATCGACCAGGTTGACGCCGCGCGACAGCGCGTAGTCCAGTTGCTGATGGGCTTCGGCCTCGGAATTCTGTTCACCCCAGGTCATGGTGCCCAATCCAATCAGGCTGACATCCAGGTCGGTACGGCCGAGTTTGCGGGTTTTCAAGTTCTGCTCCGTGCGGGTCTTCAGAGGGGAAAGCCGACACCTTACTCCAAGATGTTGGCGTTTCGCTGACAGCAACCCGGTCATTTGGCCTCTTGCCGCCACTGCCCAATCCGCATACGCTGGCCACTGTCCGACGGGGAGCGCCATGCTCAGGAACTTCAACGAGTCTTATCTCTTTATCCTTGGCGTCATCGTCTTGCTAGGCATCATCGAGCTCTGCTTCCGGCTGGGCCGCAAGCAGCGCAAGCCGGCGGACGAGGCGCACAAGACGCACATCGCAGCGCTGCAAACCGCCCTGCTCGGCCTGCTGGCCTTGCTGCTGGGTTTTACCTTCGCCATGTCGGTCACGCGGTTCGAGACGCGCAAGAACCTGGTGCTGGAAGAGGCCAACGCCATCGGCAACGCCTACTGGCGGTCGCAGTTGATTGCCCCCACCGCCCGTGCCCAGGTGCCGCCCCTGTTGCTGGAGTACATCGACGCCGCGCTCGACATGCACGACGCCGACAGCGACACCGCCCGATCCAACGCCGCCAGCCTCACCACGCGCCGGATCGAACGCCAGATCCGCGCCATCA
It contains:
- a CDS encoding NAD(P)/FAD-dependent oxidoreductase, with the protein product MAPGSRIAVVGGGVAGLGAAWLLSDKFSVTLYEAENRVGGHTNTVDATVGGVTHPVDTGFLVHNDLTYPHLVQLFKHLEIPVHASDMTFSVSLTQPDLEWAGTNLGTVFAQRRNLLRPAFLGMLRDILRFNRHAAAYLARSGPHALLGDLLDAEGYGQAMRDWYLLPMAGAIWSTPPSMVLAQPARTFLSFCLNHRLLQVAGRPQWKTVKGGARRYVDAMLPRIAQVRVASPVHTVKRLADGVEVRTAGHVDRFDAVVLATHAPTSLAMLDATDAEREVLSRVRYQPNEAVLHTDTALLPRRRSVWSAWNYLAGPTADAPMSVSYLLNVLQPLPFKQPVIVTLNPQREPAPDQVLGRYAYEHPILDADAVEAQRRLPDIQGRARVWFCGAWAGYGFHEDGLASAIRVAADFGVSPPWGDAHELHNLNGTT
- a CDS encoding DNA-3-methyladenine glycosylase I, whose translation is MMPLEGKLQAAGLILDAQGEPRCFWQPSMPDYHDHEWGQPVGSDRRLYEKICLEGFQAGMAWITILRKREAFREAFDDFDFERVARYTERDVERLMGNAGIVRNRAKIVSTINNARCAVALADETGSLASWLWRHEPTAAERPATVDLAYWNGNPASAASTHLSRALKARGWTFVGPTTMYAFMQAVGMVNDHMSACVCHARINAARAAFPRP
- a CDS encoding lysozyme inhibitor LprI family protein; amino-acid sequence: MRIAIATTITAAAAAVLLAASVQAQPQPKPSLYPIKCDNAITQTDMTLCANQDYKKSDADLNDAYRTLIKRFKGDSTKTTQLQSAQKAWLFFRDAECAFSASGASGGSIYPMVLSQCLDTLTQARTKDLRGYLTCKEGDTGCPVPREE
- a CDS encoding metallophosphoesterase, with the translated sequence MKIQLLSDLHLETDPTFLARPLPGADLLVLAGDIGSYRQGSRLTSADFGLGSYAPRNGWPTPVVFVPGNHEYDNLDFDEAHDRLREVCHALGIQWLERDTCVIDGVRLVGTTLWTDFDALAADSDPIGVALAKRAKAFRAADFYLEKAQMRRHGAPFMAEQMREQGLACQQWLRDALRVPFDGPTLAITHFAPTLASADPRYGVTPGTAGFCNALDDLLPLADCWMHGHLHCAHDYVKDGCRVVANPLGYAKKGEQADYAPDRLWEVTVRT
- a CDS encoding NADP(H)-dependent aldo-keto reductase, whose translation is MKTRKLGRTDLDVSLIGLGTMTWGEQNSEAEAHQQLDYALSRGVNLVDVAEMYPVPPKPETQGLTETYIGTWLARSKRRQDIVLASKVAGPVRDPKRPGHIRDGKTFLDRKNLTEALDASLKRLQTDYLDLYQLHWPDRTTATFGQLNYPWVEDEHTVPIEETLSVLQDFVRAGKVRHVGVSNETPWGLSQFLRHADTQDLPRVVSIQNAYSLLNRVFEIGLSEFTHHENVGLLAYSPLAMGMLCGKYLNGARPEGARLTRYTRFTRYSNPQAEAATAEYVALAREHGVSPTHLALAWVNQRPFVTSNLIGATTLEQLKENIDSVDVTLSPDVLKAIDAIHTRYPNPAP
- a CDS encoding DUF4239 domain-containing protein, with product MLRNFNESYLFILGVIVLLGIIELCFRLGRKQRKPADEAHKTHIAALQTALLGLLALLLGFTFAMSVTRFETRKNLVLEEANAIGNAYWRSQLIAPTARAQVPPLLLEYIDAALDMHDADSDTARSNAASLTTRRIERQIRAITAASADNPPGIATIMFIQAINEMAQVNEKRRVALENHVPEPVFYLLFIVSIGAVGFIAYGTGLHARRRLTSTGLFAALIALVLTFIVDIDQPGTGVIQVSQESMERMQKTLESEL